From a single Streptomyces sp. NBC_01264 genomic region:
- a CDS encoding metal ABC transporter permease, whose product MSAVLAAGADLGTLLQLAPVQRAGFALLLAAVGLPVIGVVIVGLDIMPVRFAMMHVALLGIAVGLLTGLDPMLCALVACALAGAGVAPLARTPDGLSGAMGLLMSLAIAAALLLLAVSGVNASGAFALLWGSILSVGGADLVVLGVLAVLVPGLFWWRRREVALLLYDRELAQCSGVPVRALTTVLLVLVAVAVAGAIKLTGALMVDALTLLPALAARRLGTSLKSITGWAVGIGVFVNLTGFLVALRLDWPPGPVLVLTAGALVLAVHLVPERRISSWRREPASAALPSSH is encoded by the coding sequence GTGAGCGCCGTCCTGGCCGCGGGCGCCGACCTCGGCACCCTGCTGCAACTGGCCCCCGTGCAGCGGGCGGGCTTCGCCCTGCTGCTGGCCGCCGTCGGGCTGCCCGTGATCGGTGTGGTCATCGTCGGGCTGGACATCATGCCGGTGCGCTTCGCGATGATGCACGTGGCGCTGCTGGGCATCGCCGTCGGACTGCTCACCGGGCTGGATCCCATGCTGTGCGCGCTGGTGGCCTGCGCCCTGGCCGGAGCCGGGGTCGCCCCGCTGGCCCGGACCCCGGACGGGCTGTCCGGGGCGATGGGGCTGCTGATGAGCCTGGCGATCGCCGCCGCGCTGCTGCTCCTCGCGGTCTCCGGGGTGAACGCCTCGGGCGCGTTCGCGCTGCTGTGGGGCTCGATCCTGTCCGTCGGCGGCGCCGATCTCGTGGTGCTCGGCGTGCTGGCCGTCCTCGTGCCCGGCCTGTTCTGGTGGCGGCGGCGCGAGGTGGCGCTGCTGCTGTACGACCGCGAGCTCGCGCAGTGTTCGGGCGTGCCGGTGCGGGCGCTGACCACGGTCCTGCTGGTGCTCGTCGCGGTCGCGGTCGCCGGAGCCATCAAGCTCACCGGCGCCCTAATGGTCGACGCGCTGACCCTGCTGCCCGCCCTGGCCGCGCGCCGGCTGGGCACCTCGCTGAAATCGATCACCGGGTGGGCGGTGGGGATCGGCGTCTTCGTGAACCTGACCGGCTTCCTCGTCGCCCTCCGGCTGGACTGGCCCCCCGGGCCCGTCCTCGTCCTGACCGCGGGGGCGCTCGTCCTCGCGGTGCACCTCGTACCCGAACGGAGAATCAGCTCATGGCGCCGCGAACCCGCGTCCGCAGCACTTCCCTCCTCGCACTGA
- a CDS encoding metal ABC transporter ATP-binding protein encodes MGGLDVRMEGVGCRHGRVEAVSGVDLEIAAGERVALTGTNGSGKTTLLRAVLGLHPQVSGKILVGGREGDPAWRRRACAWIPQKPAAGRFPLLGGELLASSGDPRGAAEAADRLGVGPLTGRPLHTLSGGQLQRMYLARAIGCVAAGAGVLLADEPTAALDFAGQDEAADVLAALPVTLVVVTHDRALAERCDRVLEMAAGRLREVR; translated from the coding sequence ATGGGCGGGCTGGACGTGCGGATGGAGGGGGTGGGCTGCCGGCACGGGCGGGTCGAGGCCGTGTCCGGCGTCGACCTGGAGATCGCCGCGGGCGAGCGCGTCGCACTGACCGGCACCAACGGATCGGGCAAGACCACCCTGCTGCGCGCCGTGCTCGGGCTGCACCCGCAGGTCAGCGGGAAGATCCTGGTCGGCGGCCGCGAGGGCGACCCGGCCTGGCGGCGGCGGGCGTGCGCGTGGATCCCGCAGAAGCCCGCCGCCGGACGCTTCCCGCTGCTGGGCGGCGAGCTCCTCGCCAGCAGCGGGGACCCGCGCGGGGCCGCCGAGGCCGCCGACCGGCTGGGGGTGGGGCCGCTGACCGGGCGGCCCCTGCACACCCTGTCGGGCGGGCAGTTGCAGCGGATGTACCTGGCCCGGGCGATCGGCTGCGTGGCCGCGGGGGCCGGCGTACTGCTCGCCGACGAGCCGACCGCCGCCCTGGACTTCGCCGGGCAGGACGAGGCCGCCGACGTCCTGGCGGCGCTGCCCGTGACGCTCGTCGTCGTCACGCACGACCGCGCGCTCGCGGAACGCTGCGACCGGGTCCTGGAGATGGCCGCCGGGCGGCTGCGGGAGGTCCGGTGA
- a CDS encoding vanadium-dependent haloperoxidase gives MSETVRTPRRTLRSAARRSVTRSSALQYRALAAAVVLAATGTLLAAAPQPAHAALPAQSIADPVHYWNDVLQNVFRRVGGGPVPMARSAAMMNAAIYDAESSYQLKWKGKITSEPYLQAVSYVGWIEGPDEEERVIGRTAYNILLGLYGNKQSRYADQTQYLDARFRERFGTEPTAGDFLDLSVVGTMVKQMTDARTGDGSDNPQVYVGDNKPGAWRPTSYPDMPDASCDEDSDAVSPFYGQVKPFSLGSGSQFRPTTLTQYGSYEALVASDAYKQQVEAVRTAGAGKPTAATPVINRTPDQLAAAWFWANDNNGTYKPPGHMLQATREVAKARGLGVYANARLFALVSLAMADTGIAVRDAKFATPIDLWRPVSAIREGGLDPQWKPLLKSPTGVNVSPCFPAYVSGHASFGGAWAGVMKRYFGSDTISFDLTTDEPQAPVKTRHFTSFSAAGKEDADSRIWLGVHYPWDATDGLALGEKVANQVFTTKLRTL, from the coding sequence ATGTCCGAGACCGTCCGCACCCCTCGCCGCACCTTGCGGAGCGCGGCCCGCCGCAGCGTCACCCGCAGCAGCGCACTCCAGTACCGCGCGCTGGCGGCCGCCGTCGTCCTGGCCGCGACCGGAACCCTCCTCGCCGCCGCCCCGCAGCCGGCCCACGCCGCGCTGCCGGCGCAGTCGATAGCCGACCCCGTGCACTACTGGAACGACGTGCTGCAGAACGTCTTCCGCCGGGTCGGCGGCGGGCCCGTCCCGATGGCCAGATCGGCCGCGATGATGAACGCCGCGATCTACGACGCGGAGTCCTCGTACCAGCTGAAGTGGAAGGGAAAGATCACCTCGGAGCCGTACCTCCAGGCGGTGAGCTACGTCGGCTGGATCGAGGGCCCGGACGAGGAGGAACGCGTCATCGGCCGGACGGCGTACAACATCCTCCTGGGCCTCTACGGCAACAAGCAGAGCCGCTACGCGGACCAGACGCAGTACCTCGACGCACGCTTCCGCGAGCGGTTCGGCACCGAGCCCACCGCCGGCGACTTCCTCGACCTCTCCGTGGTCGGCACGATGGTCAAGCAGATGACCGACGCCCGCACCGGCGACGGCTCCGACAACCCCCAGGTCTACGTGGGGGACAACAAGCCGGGCGCCTGGCGGCCGACGAGCTACCCCGACATGCCCGACGCCTCCTGCGACGAGGACAGCGACGCGGTCAGCCCGTTCTACGGCCAGGTCAAGCCGTTCTCGCTGGGCTCCGGCTCCCAGTTCCGCCCCACCACCCTGACCCAGTACGGCTCGTACGAGGCCCTGGTGGCGAGCGACGCGTACAAGCAGCAGGTCGAGGCGGTCCGCACGGCCGGCGCCGGCAAGCCCACCGCGGCCACCCCGGTGATCAACCGGACCCCGGACCAGCTCGCCGCGGCCTGGTTCTGGGCCAACGACAACAACGGCACCTACAAGCCGCCGGGCCACATGCTCCAGGCCACCCGCGAGGTCGCCAAGGCCCGCGGCCTCGGGGTCTACGCCAACGCCCGCCTCTTCGCCCTCGTCTCCCTCGCGATGGCCGACACCGGGATCGCGGTCCGCGACGCCAAGTTCGCCACGCCCATCGACCTGTGGCGGCCCGTCTCGGCGATCCGCGAGGGCGGCCTCGACCCCCAGTGGAAGCCGCTGCTGAAGAGCCCGACGGGTGTCAACGTCAGCCCCTGCTTCCCCGCGTACGTCTCCGGCCACGCCTCCTTCGGCGGCGCCTGGGCCGGGGTCATGAAGCGCTACTTCGGCAGCGACACCATCTCCTTCGACCTCACCACCGACGAACCGCAGGCCCCGGTCAAGACCCGCCACTTCACCAGCTTCAGCGCGGCCGGCAAGGAGGACGCGGACAGCCGCATCTGGCTCGGCGTCCACTACCCGTGGGACGCCACGGACGGCCTCGCCCTGGGCGAGAAGGTCGCGAACCAGGTCTTCACCACGAAGCTGCGCACCCTGTAA
- a CDS encoding DM13 domain-containing protein, with the protein MTVLALPAALLLAVGLYWFQPWKLWQDATVHESLPAAAPAAAAPTTPTTSTTSTTPTTPRTLAQGTLISHEHTTTGTAKIIRLPDGSHTLRLENLDTSNGPDLRVWLTDAPVKEGVAGWRVFDDGKYVSLGKLKGNKGDQNYALPADLNPSDYGSVTIWCDRFDVSFGAAPLTTV; encoded by the coding sequence CTGACGGTCCTCGCCCTCCCGGCGGCCCTCCTCCTCGCCGTCGGCCTGTACTGGTTCCAGCCATGGAAGCTCTGGCAGGACGCGACGGTCCACGAGTCCCTCCCGGCGGCGGCCCCGGCCGCGGCCGCGCCCACCACGCCCACCACGTCCACCACGTCCACCACTCCCACCACACCGCGGACCCTCGCCCAGGGCACGCTGATCAGCCACGAGCACACCACCACGGGCACCGCGAAGATCATCCGGCTCCCGGACGGCTCGCACACCCTGCGCCTGGAGAACCTCGACACCAGCAACGGCCCCGACCTGCGGGTCTGGCTCACGGACGCCCCGGTGAAGGAGGGCGTGGCGGGCTGGCGGGTCTTCGACGACGGCAAGTACGTCAGCCTGGGCAAGCTCAAGGGCAACAAGGGCGACCAGAACTACGCGCTCCCGGCCGACCTGAACCCCTCCGACTACGGCAGCGTCACCATCTGGTGCGACCGCTTCGACGTCTCCTTCGGCGCGGCGCCCCTCACGACCGTGTGA
- a CDS encoding SRPBCC family protein, which yields MTTPATPMDTVTLERRIAARPETVFGFFTDRDEWLSWMGADGTFSFEPGGPYRTRVTGENVASGRFLTLDPPARLVFTWGWEGGTPMATGSTRVEITLEPTPTGTLLHLIHSGLPTSEACEAHAELWQHYIDRLAERAEGGTPTPDPWARPTATRLPPCP from the coding sequence ATGACCACTCCCGCGACCCCGATGGACACCGTCACGCTGGAGCGCCGCATCGCGGCCCGCCCGGAAACCGTCTTCGGATTCTTCACCGACCGCGACGAATGGCTGTCCTGGATGGGCGCCGACGGCACGTTCTCCTTCGAGCCCGGTGGCCCGTACCGCACCCGGGTCACCGGGGAGAACGTGGCGTCCGGCCGCTTCCTGACGCTCGACCCGCCGGCCCGGCTCGTCTTCACCTGGGGCTGGGAGGGCGGCACACCCATGGCGACCGGCTCCACCCGCGTGGAGATCACCCTCGAACCCACCCCCACAGGCACCCTGCTCCACCTGATCCACAGCGGCCTGCCCACCTCGGAGGCCTGCGAGGCACACGCGGAACTCTGGCAGCACTACATCGACCGCCTGGCCGAGCGCGCGGAGGGCGGCACCCCCACCCCGGACCCGTGGGCGCGCCCTACAGCGACTCGCTTGCCGCCCTGTCCATGA
- a CDS encoding helix-turn-helix domain-containing protein, translating to MNVAPPAPALCTRCGTKLSRTNTDTVCSPCRRAVGPRAAGGQAAVAPAADSPHWLAGDTERSAPPDGSNLADVLKAYRALHKLKQQDLADLLGYDQSYVSLLERGKRTIRDMVELRRLAHALALPEDELGLLPPAEAVGTVGAPAGDPGGRNPLAAIDDQRRWRMTRRELNRHRADLTKAAAALYPEVARAGNSPVLTRESWMWPEPVDFADIELSWLTQTLPPEVSGREKASEGVRPLAANGAKFDRYTQAIRMIDRPSLFVNRPSFRLLDISRTEGRPKLSFGYTTYFDMADVCEGVAHELASAWLKTGSDPAWIGDPSWAELPFRTLVGDPFDLAHRPLLPSIDTLTIRLGPEGASFPLHHRSASNVALAGGNYHVMPAGVFQPSSVMPWDQSNDFNLWRNVLREYAEEFLGDPEADGSSGEPIDYDGTEPFRTLNQARREGKVRPFCFGIGLDPLTLAGEILSVVVIDAEVYDSVFSGMVSRNSEGTVVASRAGGSGAGIEFTEPNIRRLLDNEPLASAAAACLDLAWQHRGLILG from the coding sequence ATGAACGTTGCACCGCCTGCGCCGGCCCTGTGCACCAGGTGCGGTACGAAGTTGAGCCGAACCAACACGGATACTGTGTGCAGCCCCTGTCGCCGGGCCGTCGGCCCCAGAGCGGCGGGTGGCCAAGCGGCGGTTGCACCTGCCGCGGACTCGCCGCACTGGCTCGCCGGGGACACGGAGCGCAGTGCCCCTCCGGACGGATCGAATCTGGCCGACGTCCTCAAGGCGTATCGGGCACTCCACAAGCTCAAGCAGCAGGACCTTGCCGACCTGCTCGGCTACGACCAGTCGTACGTGTCGTTACTCGAACGCGGCAAGCGGACCATCCGCGACATGGTCGAGCTGCGCAGGCTCGCACACGCCTTGGCCCTGCCGGAGGACGAGCTAGGCCTGCTCCCGCCGGCCGAAGCCGTGGGAACGGTCGGAGCACCCGCAGGCGACCCGGGCGGGCGGAACCCGCTCGCCGCCATCGACGACCAACGCCGCTGGCGCATGACGCGCCGCGAACTCAATCGCCACCGGGCCGACCTCACGAAAGCCGCGGCGGCCCTGTACCCGGAGGTGGCCCGCGCAGGGAACAGCCCGGTCCTCACCCGCGAGTCGTGGATGTGGCCCGAGCCGGTCGACTTCGCGGACATCGAGCTGTCCTGGCTAACCCAGACGCTCCCGCCCGAGGTGAGCGGGCGGGAGAAGGCGTCGGAGGGCGTGCGGCCGCTCGCCGCGAACGGCGCCAAGTTCGATCGCTACACCCAGGCGATCCGCATGATCGACCGCCCCTCCCTGTTCGTGAACCGACCGAGCTTCCGCCTGCTCGACATTTCCCGGACGGAAGGCCGGCCGAAGTTGTCGTTCGGGTACACGACCTACTTCGACATGGCCGACGTCTGCGAGGGCGTGGCGCACGAGCTGGCGAGCGCCTGGCTGAAGACGGGGAGCGACCCGGCGTGGATCGGCGATCCAAGCTGGGCAGAGCTTCCCTTCCGTACGCTCGTCGGCGACCCATTCGACCTGGCTCACCGGCCGCTGCTGCCTTCGATCGACACCTTGACCATTCGGCTGGGCCCGGAAGGTGCTTCGTTCCCGCTCCACCACCGGTCGGCGAGCAACGTCGCGCTGGCCGGCGGGAACTACCACGTCATGCCAGCAGGGGTGTTCCAGCCGTCCTCGGTGATGCCGTGGGACCAGTCCAACGACTTCAACCTCTGGCGCAACGTCCTTCGCGAGTACGCGGAGGAGTTCCTCGGCGACCCTGAAGCCGACGGCAGCAGCGGTGAGCCGATCGACTACGACGGCACGGAGCCGTTCCGGACGCTCAACCAGGCACGTCGGGAAGGGAAGGTGCGTCCGTTCTGCTTCGGGATCGGTCTGGACCCGCTCACGTTGGCAGGCGAGATCCTGAGCGTGGTGGTCATCGACGCCGAGGTCTACGACTCCGTCTTCTCCGGCATGGTGTCGAGGAACTCAGAGGGCACCGTCGTGGCCAGCCGGGCCGGTGGCAGCGGCGCCGGAATTGAGTTCACCGAGCCCAACATCCGGCGCCTGCTGGACAATGAACCTCTGGCGTCCGCTGCTGCCGCGTGCCTTGATCTGGCGTGGCAGCACCGCGGGCTCATCCTGGGCTGA
- a CDS encoding NAD-dependent epimerase/dehydratase family protein gives MRVLVTGAYGFVGNAVVRRLAEAGHEVVALTHRPADAPLPELPVSRVFRGDIRDRKALEGALDGVEGVCHLAALTRVRESFDRPEEYQAVNAGGTEALLDALAAVSPGLAPRVILGSTAAVYGAPERQPIGEDTVPAPSNPYGVSKLAADDVLRARAEAGAVEAVSLRCFNISGAVSGVGDADESRIIPKAVAVAAGRYPQLEMNGDGDAIRDFVHVDDLARAYVLALEASTSASYRVYNVGATAASMREIVATVERVTGRAVPVVHRPPQPEPPRLVADISRITTDLGWKPERSGLEQLVADAWSVVSTSGH, from the coding sequence GTGCGCGTACTTGTGACCGGGGCCTATGGGTTCGTAGGGAATGCGGTCGTACGACGGCTCGCCGAGGCAGGCCACGAGGTCGTGGCGCTCACGCACCGGCCAGCAGATGCTCCCCTCCCGGAGCTGCCGGTCTCCCGGGTCTTCCGCGGGGACATCCGGGACCGGAAGGCTCTTGAGGGAGCCCTCGACGGTGTCGAGGGAGTGTGCCACCTCGCGGCTCTGACCCGCGTCCGCGAGTCCTTCGACCGGCCGGAGGAGTACCAAGCGGTGAACGCTGGAGGCACGGAGGCACTGCTCGACGCGCTGGCTGCAGTCTCCCCGGGTCTGGCCCCGAGGGTCATCTTGGGCTCCACGGCGGCGGTCTACGGTGCACCCGAGCGGCAGCCCATCGGCGAGGACACCGTGCCCGCGCCGAGCAATCCCTACGGTGTCTCGAAGCTTGCTGCGGACGATGTGCTCAGGGCCCGAGCAGAGGCGGGTGCGGTCGAGGCCGTGAGCCTGCGCTGCTTCAACATCTCGGGGGCCGTGTCGGGGGTAGGGGACGCGGATGAGAGCCGGATCATCCCGAAGGCGGTGGCAGTAGCGGCCGGCCGGTACCCGCAGCTGGAGATGAACGGCGATGGCGACGCGATCCGGGATTTCGTGCACGTCGATGACCTGGCGCGCGCGTACGTGCTGGCCCTGGAGGCCAGCACCTCAGCCTCGTACCGCGTCTACAACGTCGGCGCCACGGCGGCGAGCATGCGGGAGATCGTGGCCACGGTCGAGCGGGTGACGGGAAGGGCGGTGCCCGTAGTCCACCGCCCCCCGCAGCCCGAGCCGCCGCGGCTGGTCGCCGACATCTCCAGGATCACCACTGACCTGGGGTGGAAGCCTGAACGGTCCGGCCTTGAACAGCTGGTCGCTGACGCATGGTCGGTGGTTTCCACCAGCGGTCACTGA
- a CDS encoding winged helix-turn-helix domain-containing protein: protein MTEFRGQPAYLQLADDLRERIRSGDLPDGAALPSAQDLINSSGASSTVVKNAVSLLRAEGYVVGHQGKGVFAQFPPRLADHSQGAADWALPLLLAGLEVEAALRASLGQDGTGSTNSEAALEHWRKAFDNLPESVKGRLAKPQ, encoded by the coding sequence ATGACCGAGTTTCGAGGGCAGCCGGCATACCTTCAGCTGGCCGATGACCTGCGGGAACGCATTCGCAGCGGCGACCTCCCCGATGGCGCCGCACTGCCTTCGGCACAGGATCTGATCAACAGCTCCGGCGCTTCCAGCACCGTGGTGAAGAACGCCGTGTCGCTGCTGCGAGCGGAGGGATACGTGGTCGGCCACCAGGGCAAGGGGGTCTTCGCTCAGTTCCCGCCCCGACTCGCGGACCACTCGCAGGGCGCTGCGGATTGGGCGCTGCCGCTACTGCTGGCAGGCCTGGAGGTCGAGGCGGCCCTACGGGCGTCACTGGGCCAGGACGGCACCGGCTCGACAAACAGCGAAGCGGCCCTTGAGCACTGGCGGAAGGCGTTCGACAACCTGCCGGAGAGCGTCAAGGGCCGCTTGGCCAAGCCTCAGTGA
- a CDS encoding DUF6284 family protein, giving the protein MKHIAALQNLVTPWPDDLEPSGAELDAIEFEMPLILAEVDLLDAEIAVLDRAPSELDERRIRRARRKALTVRRTLTNQAAAASMPGGAA; this is encoded by the coding sequence ATGAAGCACATCGCCGCACTTCAGAACCTCGTTACCCCGTGGCCCGACGACCTTGAGCCGTCGGGTGCGGAGCTGGACGCGATCGAGTTCGAGATGCCGCTGATCCTGGCGGAGGTCGACCTGCTCGACGCGGAGATCGCCGTACTGGACCGCGCGCCCTCCGAGCTGGACGAGCGGCGGATCCGCCGGGCCCGCCGCAAGGCGCTGACCGTACGGCGGACGCTGACCAACCAGGCCGCCGCCGCGAGCATGCCGGGCGGTGCCGCATGA
- a CDS encoding DUF2637 domain-containing protein — translation MNSVQIRSSERALSFGTWLIVGGAMLYSVLTVTPLMAAHTPPEWRWTAPILPLVVDAAVVIVVRLDSVLARLGGHGGAWPVALRWMTGTMTLALNIGVSALAGDMVGVAVHSVAPLLLIVTAEAGLAYRRALTAAVLAVEARKRAEQDARDRAAAEREENRLRAAREQREHEAAIAREQREHEARLVREEADRQDQIRRENLAQAEAAERVEREARERREHEREQQRIEREQLERKAAQKREAEARDRAERERGERLRKQERVERERAALLAAGAPDEKLKEGQALATVRAAFDAGLPVRVAAELTGWSVGWASGRYQELRDANSPTVPALEGATS, via the coding sequence GTGAACAGCGTTCAGATCCGTTCATCCGAGCGCGCTCTCTCGTTCGGGACGTGGCTGATCGTCGGCGGAGCGATGCTCTACTCCGTCCTCACCGTCACCCCGTTGATGGCCGCACACACCCCGCCCGAGTGGCGGTGGACGGCACCGATCCTGCCGCTCGTCGTGGATGCGGCGGTGGTCATTGTGGTCCGCCTCGACTCCGTCCTGGCCCGTCTCGGCGGGCATGGGGGCGCCTGGCCGGTGGCGCTGCGGTGGATGACCGGCACCATGACCCTCGCCCTGAACATCGGCGTATCCGCGCTGGCCGGGGACATGGTCGGGGTTGCCGTCCACTCCGTCGCACCCCTCCTCCTCATCGTCACCGCGGAGGCAGGGCTCGCCTACCGGCGGGCCCTGACCGCCGCCGTCCTCGCCGTGGAAGCCCGCAAGCGGGCGGAGCAGGATGCCCGGGACCGGGCCGCGGCGGAGCGGGAGGAGAACCGGCTGAGGGCCGCGCGTGAACAGCGCGAGCACGAAGCCGCGATCGCTCGTGAACAGCGTGAACACGAAGCCCGGTTGGTCCGCGAGGAAGCCGACCGGCAGGACCAGATCCGCCGCGAGAACCTGGCGCAGGCCGAAGCTGCCGAGCGGGTGGAGCGCGAGGCCCGTGAACGTCGTGAACACGAGCGTGAACAGCAGCGGATCGAGCGTGAACAGCTTGAACGCAAGGCCGCGCAGAAGCGCGAGGCGGAGGCCCGGGACCGGGCCGAGCGTGAACGCGGTGAACGGCTCCGTAAACAGGAGCGGGTCGAGCGTGAACGCGCCGCCCTCCTCGCTGCCGGAGCCCCGGACGAGAAGCTGAAGGAAGGCCAGGCCCTCGCCACCGTTCGGGCCGCGTTCGATGCGGGACTGCCCGTGCGGGTGGCCGCGGAGCTGACTGGCTGGTCCGTCGGCTGGGCCTCCGGCCGCTACCAGGAACTCCGCGACGCGAACAGCCCCACCGTCCCGGCTCTTGAAGGGGCCACGTCGTGA
- a CDS encoding RRQRL motif-containing zinc-binding protein: protein MRPTPLSAAATLPIYTWRLAPDGLATRRQLRAAGLRPGGQDVVAQVERPRYRREPLVAFLYRIELARPVRPMTPAKAAALAKANAARRTCPTCRADAGYVIPASLGTCVPCAYPDEQHAA, encoded by the coding sequence GTGAGGCCGACCCCGCTCAGTGCGGCAGCGACCCTGCCCATCTACACCTGGCGCCTGGCCCCGGACGGGCTGGCCACCCGCCGCCAGCTCCGCGCCGCCGGCCTCCGGCCCGGCGGGCAGGACGTCGTCGCGCAGGTGGAGCGGCCCCGCTACCGGCGCGAGCCGCTGGTCGCCTTCCTGTACCGGATAGAGCTCGCCCGCCCGGTCCGCCCCATGACCCCGGCCAAGGCCGCGGCTCTGGCGAAAGCCAACGCAGCCCGCCGTACCTGCCCCACCTGCCGGGCCGATGCCGGGTACGTCATCCCGGCCTCGCTCGGCACGTGCGTCCCCTGCGCCTACCCCGATGAACAGCACGCCGCCTGA